Proteins found in one Amycolatopsis umgeniensis genomic segment:
- the cbiE gene encoding precorrin-6y C5,15-methyltransferase (decarboxylating) subunit CbiE, which translates to MTNVREKSPLTVVGIGADGWPGLSEQAREAVLRADVVVGSPRQLAYLPSDVRSEPWPSPLLPALDDFLADKGRVCVLASGDPLLSGIGTTLLKRGYDVEILPALSSVTLARARLGWPSEETEVVTVVGREIGRVNRALAPGRKILVLGANAEDLRDLLKARGYGRSRVIALSDLGGPDERIGPGELTVFAIEADGPALPLTGLPDDAFEHDGQLTKRDLRASALARLAPSPGEVLWDVGAGAGSVGIEWSRAHPLNRAIAIERLPERAARIARNADTLGVPELDVVIGAAPEALEGLATPQAIFVGGGLTVPGVLDACLATGARIVAHGVTLESEQALARAYGEHGGELIRVSVEQAAPLGGFTGWTPARAVTQWSRP; encoded by the coding sequence GTGACGAACGTGCGCGAAAAATCACCCCTGACCGTCGTCGGCATCGGTGCCGACGGCTGGCCGGGCCTGTCCGAGCAGGCACGGGAAGCGGTGCTGCGCGCGGACGTCGTCGTGGGCTCGCCGAGGCAACTGGCGTACCTGCCCTCGGACGTGAGATCCGAGCCGTGGCCCAGCCCGCTCCTCCCCGCCCTGGACGACTTCCTCGCGGACAAGGGCCGCGTCTGCGTGCTGGCCAGCGGAGACCCTCTTCTGTCCGGTATCGGCACGACACTCCTGAAGCGCGGCTACGACGTCGAGATCCTGCCAGCGCTGTCGTCGGTGACACTCGCCCGCGCGAGGCTCGGTTGGCCGTCGGAGGAGACCGAGGTCGTCACGGTCGTCGGCCGCGAGATCGGCCGGGTGAACCGGGCGCTGGCGCCGGGCCGGAAGATCCTCGTCCTCGGGGCGAACGCCGAAGACCTACGTGACCTGCTGAAAGCCCGCGGTTACGGCCGGAGCCGCGTCATCGCGTTGTCCGACCTCGGCGGCCCGGACGAGCGCATCGGCCCGGGTGAGCTGACCGTGTTCGCCATCGAGGCCGACGGGCCCGCGCTGCCGCTGACCGGCCTGCCGGACGACGCCTTCGAGCACGACGGCCAGCTCACCAAACGCGACCTCCGCGCGTCCGCGCTGGCCAGGCTCGCGCCGTCACCCGGTGAGGTGCTGTGGGACGTCGGCGCGGGCGCGGGCAGCGTCGGGATCGAATGGTCCCGCGCGCATCCGCTGAACCGGGCGATCGCGATCGAACGCCTCCCGGAGCGAGCCGCCAGGATCGCCCGGAACGCGGACACGCTCGGCGTCCCGGAACTCGACGTCGTGATCGGTGCCGCCCCGGAAGCACTCGAAGGGCTGGCCACGCCGCAGGCCATCTTCGTCGGCGGCGGGCTGACCGTGCCCGGTGTCCTGGACGCCTGCCTGGCGACAGGCGCACGGATCGTCGCGCACGGCGTGACCCTCGAATCCGAACAGGCCCTCGCCCGCGCGTACGGCGAACACGGCGGGGAGCTGATCCGGGTCAGTGTCGAGCAGGCCGCGCCGCTGGGCGGATTCACCGGCTGGACCCCGGCGCGAGCCGTGACCCAATGGAGCAGACCTTGA
- the cobM gene encoding precorrin-4 C(11)-methyltransferase yields the protein MTVHFIGAGPGAADLITVRGRDLLGRCETCLYPGSMTPTALLEYCPPEAVLIDTANLDLPAIVDRMAEAHGKGHEIARLCSGDPSIYSAVAEQMRRLDAAGVPYDVTPGVPAFAAAAALLNRELTVPEVGQSLVITRAQARSTAMPPGETLANFARTGTTLALHLAINRIEQVVDELRPFYQENCPAAVVALASQPGEQVVRGTLGTIAAQSREAGISRAAMIFVGEVLAAEGFPDSFLYSATRDRADQPESL from the coding sequence TTGACCGTGCACTTCATCGGTGCGGGGCCCGGCGCCGCCGACCTGATCACCGTCCGGGGCCGTGACCTGCTCGGCCGCTGCGAAACCTGCCTGTACCCCGGCAGCATGACCCCGACGGCGCTCTTGGAGTACTGCCCTCCGGAGGCGGTGCTCATCGACACGGCGAACCTCGACCTGCCCGCGATCGTCGATCGGATGGCCGAGGCCCACGGGAAGGGCCACGAGATCGCGCGGCTGTGCTCGGGCGATCCGTCGATCTACAGCGCCGTCGCCGAACAGATGCGCCGCCTCGACGCGGCGGGCGTCCCCTACGACGTCACCCCCGGCGTCCCCGCCTTCGCCGCCGCGGCCGCGCTGCTCAACCGCGAGCTCACCGTGCCCGAGGTCGGTCAGAGCCTGGTCATCACGCGGGCGCAGGCGCGTTCCACGGCCATGCCCCCGGGTGAGACGCTCGCGAACTTCGCGCGTACCGGCACCACCCTCGCGCTGCACCTGGCGATCAACCGCATCGAGCAAGTGGTCGACGAACTGCGGCCCTTTTATCAAGAGAACTGCCCCGCGGCGGTGGTGGCGCTGGCGAGCCAGCCCGGAGAGCAGGTAGTGCGCGGGACGCTCGGCACGATCGCCGCCCAGTCGCGCGAAGCCGGGATCAGCCGCGCCGCGATGATCTTCGTCGGAGAAGTCCTTGCGGCCGAAGGGTTTCCCGACAGTTTTCTGTATTCGGCCACCCGTGATCGCGCCGACCAACCGGAGTCACTGTGA